DNA from Lagenorhynchus albirostris chromosome 3, mLagAlb1.1, whole genome shotgun sequence:
TTAATACCAGTTGATAGCAGTTTGGGAGAGTGGTGGCACTTAGGAAAGTGATTTGTGTGGCCTGTAGGTGACTGGAAACACCTTGGCTCTGCTGGATGAGGGGGTAATATCTGGGCCTTTGGTGTAGAGTAGACTATTActttaatatcaaaaaacaaaaatattccgCTGAACAGAGGCTCCAAAGTACAACCAGGTTTTGAAAATCTTGTTATCTTGTCCTCCGATCGCGGCATCCTCATTTCCTCCAGGTGCTAAGCAATGCTTACAAGATCAGTGATAGTGAATTTGCCTTAATACTAGCGTCTTTCTGGTGTATGCGTAAATTTCTTTTTGCAGAGGGTGTAGGAAATGCAGTACCAGGGTCCACCCATCATCCTTCAGTTTCATTGTACACTTAACCAATATTAGTTAACATTCACAGAGCATTTATTATGCGCTCTATATGCAGTATCTCTTCATTCTTTGGacaattctgtgaggtaggcaACCATTTCTACATCTCAGATGAGAATGTAAAGAGCCAGAGAAGCTAAATAGTTGGAGCCCACCTAGGCTAAACCCCAGTGGTACTCGGCATGACAGCAAACTAGGGCATTCCTTGCCCTCTTTCCCACTGCTTCCCGCCAGCGCAAGCTAGGAGTAGAGCGCAGTTCCAGAGAGCAGAGAAAtacctggggagcttgttaagCTGCCGGGCCCGGGCTCCACCCCCAGGGAATCCGCACCACTAGGAAACACCCAAAGTGATAATCATATAGATGGGGGAAACACTGCGTTAGAGCAAATTAACCTCTTCCCCGAACGCTGATGCGCTGCGAGGACCGGGCGGGTCACAGCCGCTCGCCACACCCCCGGAGACGCAGAGCGCGGGCAGATGCTGCCCCCTGGCAACCAGGCAGGCGCAGCGAGACCCGCGTCGCGGCTGCGCAGTGCCGCCCTCTGGCGGCCCCCTCTCCTTCCCATCGGCCTCAGCTTGCGGGCCTTTCAAACATGGAGGAGCGGGAGAGGGGGGCGAGGTCGGCTCGCGCCGGCAGCCCTGCGCGCCCGCCCAGCCCGAGGCTGGATGTCAGCTCTGACAGCTTCGACCCACTGCTGGCCCTGTACGCGCCTCGCCTGCCTCCCATCCCCTACCCCAACGCGCCCTGCTTCAACAACCTGGCCGAGTACGAGAGCTTCCTCAGGACCGGGTGCCGGGGCGGCGGGCGCGGACGGGCGCGGGGCGCGGCCGCGGGCTCTGGGGAccccgccaccgccgccgccgggcCCTTGGGCAGGACCCGCCGCCGCCTGGACGTCCCCGCCCCGGACCCCGAGCGCATCCAGCGCCTCCGCCGCCTCATGGTGgccaaggaggaaggggacgGGGCCGCCGGGGCGCGGCGGCGGGGTCCGGGTCGGAGCAGGAAGGCGCCGCGCAACGTGCTCACGAGAATGCCCTGTGAGTccggcgggcggggctggggccgGGCCAGCTGTCGAGAAGGCGGCGGCCCTGGAGGCGTTTGCGGGGTGATAGCGGCTTGGTGCGGGTCTATGTGTATCGGGGGAGGGTCTTGGTAAAGGTTGAAGAGATAATCAGCGACTGTGGGGAGGGTCAGCTTGAGGAGTGAAGAAGGGTCTGTCTGAGCTGCGGGGGAAGAGTGGTAAGGCTGTGGAGGTAATAAATAGCCGTGGGGAGTGTCTGCTTGGATAACGTGAGTAAAGGTGATGGGGTCCACGGAACTGCCTACAGAGGTGATGAGGAGCCTGCAGAAAGGATCTGCAGGAGTGATGGGGGGTCCGGAGAGGTGGTGGGCCTGGAAACGGGACCTCACAGGTAGGGTTTGCAGAGGTGTTGAGGTCTTGGGACCACGCACGGTGCGGGGAGGGAGGGCATAGCCAATATTAGGGGTGGGAGAGTGCTTGGTCATTGAGATTTGGGGATGTTGGGATGCAGTGTGAGGAAATCTGTTCAGGTAGCACAGGAGACATGATCCCACAACCCCTGCACGTTAAGTGACAGCTCGTTCTCAGTGCTGTAAGCAGGAGAAGGGCTGCAGGGTGTTGATATACCTATGTTCACATTAGCAAGTCACAAGTCCTGGAATGCAGTAGGCACAAAATACCAGTGAAGCACAGACGCTATTTTACGGCCACTCTGCCAGGCTGAGTGCAGGACTGTGTCTGTCAGGCTCATACTACCATATGCACAGGTTATTTCATGTTCTGAAGGTGTAAATGGCACAAGGGAATTTCTTGCAGCCTCCTAACAGATCCTTAGAGTAAAGCTGTAAACAGCAGAAGTTGCTAATGTGTGTTAGGTcttgtataaatggaataaaaacagcCCAGGGTTATATCTTTGTCATCTGGCAAGCAGTTCTGACATCTGCCCCATGGACACAATGACCTACTTAGCCATTCAGAGCATCTGTATCCTGATAGCTAAATCTTGGCATTATTAAATCACTGCCTTTGGAATGGAGGGTTGTGCTAAGCAAaggaatattttgtttcatttctagaAATGTGTTTGTTAAGAGAGAAACATCCTGAAAGGCTGAGTGCTGTTAGGGGTGGCTTTGTCGGATGATTTACTATGCTGGAGAATCCCTGCCTGAGCTAGGGTTTATTCCAGTTTGCTTGCCCAGCAGTGGCACAAAGATAGATTATGCATGTTCCTAAATTAAGAGCAGTTTGGGGGACCTTATTTTGCCCATACTTTTTGCCACTATCAGATCTTTGAAATGCACTCCAAGTCTCAGATTGtaacatttatttccattttgccaaTCATTGCTTTGCTTCCAAGattttcaagagaaaagaaatatttctatgTGGTGGGTGGTTTTGCCTTTACCTGTGGAGCGCTTTGCTATATTATTGGTATGAAAGTGTGTGAAAGCCAACTTTATTGACTTCCCATGATAAATATATGCCTGGAATCAAAGTCTCAGAATGTGCCCTCGGCACTGAAAATTTTAATCCCACCACTGGAAACACTTGGGTGTACATGGTAAAGATGAGTAGATAGCACAAAGAGTTGATGACCTTCAGAAAGCGAAAAAAGTACAGAAGCGTGGGTGAGGATTAGATTTTTTCAAGAAGTAGTTCATGTATGAGGTCAGCTTTAGGTCTTGAAGTTAAGGAAGGGCATGGTTGAAGATAacagcaattattttaaaatcagactattgaggtataatttacacatagcaaatttcactcttttaaagtgaATTTTGACAAGTGTATGGTCGTGaaatcaccaccacaatcaagatacagagcaAATCCGCACCagaaagtttcctcatgcccctttgtaAGTCAGGTGGTAACTTTATTGTTGTTAATTATAGCTGCTATTATTGAGCCAGTATGTGCTATACACAGTGTTAAGCCCTTTAGATGCATTGCATCTCATTTTACCCTTGGATCcacttttatagatgaggaaactgacactcaTTGAGTTCAACTTCTTGCCCAGCATCACGTAACTAGTCAGTTTGCCGCTCATCCTGGGTTGTCCCAGTCCAGGGGCTATATGCTTAACCATTATGCTAGTCTCAGGGGAGGAAGAATACATTCTAATgtttccttccttgctttttttttttttttggtgggtggAAGGTGCTGCATATGTGGTTTGTGTCCAGATCAATGAGAACTGAATTTGGGTCCAGAAAGGGATTGGTAGCCAGAATGTTTTGAAGACCAAAGAgtttttctttgactttgttATGAGAGAGAGTGGGAACCATGGTGTATATTCTTAAGCAAAAGGCTTTGTAGGGCAAATGTTTCTGATTGCTGAGTTTCTAGTAGTAAAATGTGTTTGGGGAGGTAgagtagagcacaggctcaggggctTGACTGCCTAGGTTTGAATACTTGCTCCTCCACTTTCCAACTGTTTTACTTTAAGCAAGTTAATTAAACtctttggggcctcagtttcctcataagtGAAGTGAGGACAATAATAGAATCTAGTTGTGAAGTTTAAATTAGTTAACACATTTAAAGGTTTACAATTGTAATGTGGTCTAGCATGTAGGGAAATACTCAGTGagtgttaaatttttattgttgtagATTGCTGTTGTGGTTATTATTAGTTTTAGACTCTCATAATTAAAAGCCCCAGGTCAGAATGCATATAACCTGCCAGTATTGACTGTTGGCTCAGCTGTTTACTAGGTAAGTAACTTTGAGGAAATTATTTAAACCTGTttgagttgtgaggattaaataatgtgTATAAAGTTAAACTTACCATAGGGCCTGGCCCATACTGAGGGCTCAGTAATTGGTGATAATGttggtgacagtgatgatgatgctGTTGCTGATGTGAAGGAGGGGAGCTAGGAGACTCTTGAAGTGAACCAGTCATCTGATGGACCCTGGACTGTATTGTTAGttgtggaaagagaaaagaaagggcagGTCTTAGTTATTGAGAATCTATTGTTTGGACTTAGTATTGGCTACAAGCAGGGAAAAATAAGAGTGGGGTTAAAAATGACCTGGATTTGGAAGTGTGTGGCCCAAGAGTAATGGCAATGGAGAGCGGGATTTGGAAGAATaactttttcaaagataaggcaTATgtgtatgtgatatatatgtgtgtgtgtgtatctatctatctatatatatagaagCCTGGTTCATATCCATTTGGAGTTTGTCACAGACACTGCTGCGAAGAGATTCAGACTGTGCCTTCTGATTCAGAATGTGAAGTTCATTTTTGTCTTGGCGTTTTGCTCTGATAGGTGGTGCTAGTGTTGTATTTTTGATCACATAAGGAGAGAAATACTTCCTGGAATTACACCTTATTAAatctttggaagaaaaaaaatcaaaagaaaagcaCACATGTGAGGGTGGAAAACCTGAGTTTGCCATTTAATTAGAATAAGAGACAGTTGTTAAGATACATGCCTGTCCTTCCTCTCTGATTTAGGGGTGCATGGGGAGAAATGGTGCCCCTGTTTTCTTTCAAGTTAGAAAAAGAGTGGTCTTTCCACCCTTTGTGGAACAGATACATGTATGGTGAGAAAGGGGAGTGAATGTGTATAGGTAAACGGAATAATCCAGGCATTGTGATCAGTTTCTAAGAAATTGAACTATAAAGGCTTATTCCTTACATGACTCTAGAAGTTAACTAGTCTAACCTCATTTTATGAACGAGGAAATTTGGGCTTATAGAGAAAAAGTTGTTTGCCAAGTTCATACAACTAGTTATAATGACCTAAAAGTTGTTTACAGTGCTTGATTTGACACTGTCTATAACACATATCcagatatatgtacatacatcCTTATATGTCATAggttcaaagaattttaaaagatggctAGAGGAGGGATAGGTGATGACGATCAGACCAAGGTTCTCATGTTCCTTTCCAAGACCACTGTTTCTGTCACTCTGCCTCCAACTGTGCCTTCTTGCTGAACCCTCAATCTGAGGGTGCTAAGTCTCTTAATCCAAGCATATCTTCTTGTGTTAATTTATCACTGCCATCATTTATAAGCCAATCTATGAGTGAGGGGTAAGGAGGTTAAGAGTAACCACCTTAGTTATCCAAGTTGAAGTGCAAgacttttgttctcttttatgccactagaaacaaaacagagattttttgtttgtttactgtcaATGACAATAACTTCCAAAGAATTGTGCCTTGCAAACTTGGGGGGAAGAATGAgactgtgtatgtgtgagtgtgaatgtgactgtgagagagagagtgtgtgtgtgtgcacgcgtgtgctCACGCAGTTTTCTTTAGGGAGATTTTATGTAGTATAGCCAGCATATTTTGAAGGCTAAGTtaacatgaaataataaaaataaaattcagcctTGCTCCCAACCTCTGAAAATAAGAGTCCATCATAGTAAAAGCTGCAGTTTATAATCCCAGCATTCCTCCCATGAGTTGTCATACTGCTCTTTTTGTATGATGCTTATCAGCAATGTCATAAGAGTCAGATGCTCAGCAGGTGCCTTTATACCAGCAAGGCTTGGAATACAACCAGGCCTCTTCCTCCTAGTGTAAAGATGATATACACTGAAACACTAGTGGCCCCAGAGAGCTTGTGCATGAAGTAGCTCAGACTTGAGAGGCCGAAAGGCCATTATTTCTTAGACGATTGCATGTGTTTCAGGGCAAATGAGTTACATGGTTCATTTCCTTTAAACCTGTGACGAGGGTTTTTGTTCTTTGGAAGGCTCAAGCTGGATATGTGGTTCATGAGCTTTATCCTGAAAAAGGTTGTCTTAACAGGGCACAGAACTGAGAAGAATCTAGCTGCTGATGCACACATTTAatgtagtatttctttttttcccaaaaaagttttaaaatgatggTGCCTCTTAGAATCAGTGACATCATAGAAATAGGGTAGAGAGGTAGTGAAACATTTGGATGGTAGCCATACAGCTCGTTTATCCACGTTCCAGGGAATCTTGTTTCGATTCAGTGTGCATTGCCTACGCTAGCCATTTTGCCCACTGGGCCTTCCTGCTCCTGTGGTGTGGCTGACACTACACCGTGTTGCCTTGTGTTGCTGGAGATGGTTGGGTGGTCTTGGTTGTTAATTCTGGGAATGAGAGCAGGTGTTCATGCTGTGCTGACTGTTCTTCTTGTTTCAGTGCACGAAGGCAGCCCTCTGGGTGAACTCCATCGTTGTATCCGGGAGGGGGTGAAGGTGAATGTTCACATCCGCACTTTCAAGGGACTTCGGGGCGTCTGTACGGGCTTCCTTGTTGCATTTGACAAGTTCTGGAATATGGTAATTAAACCTTTCTCAAGGGGCTGGAGAACCTTCTAGGGATTAAATTTTTCATATATCTCAAGGACCTTATTCAGCAAAACCTCCAGAATAACTTCCCAGAGGAGCTAGAATCTTTGCACTCTCTTGGGCAATAAcaaaaaagttctttttattgcttttcccaAAGGCAGAGGCTTCCACCTGGAGTGATTTTGCCCATTCCTCCTTcccagggacatttggcaatgtcatTTGTTTTGATTGTCACGACTGTGGGATggggtactactggcatctagtgggtagaggccagggctgctgctgctgcacaTCCAACAGTAcacaaaacaacccccccccccaccgccctgcccaacaacaaagaattatctggtctaAAATGTTATTAGTGCCAGGGTTGAGAAATCTAGCCTTAAGGAATAATTACTTATTTCATCTTTTAGTAATTTTATGTTGATTTCCTACCaactatttttcattcatttaaaaatatttgctgacttcCTACTTTGGCTGGGCACAGTGCTAGGTACAGAAATTTCAGAAAGGAACTTTTACTCTACAGCTTTCGGAAAGACAGATGTGGATAGAGGGGAAGCAGACATATTAATAAGCCAGACACTTTGCATAGTGTTTCCTTGTGAAGGAGTGTACCACGTGCCCTCAGTCTTCTAGAGGCTTACTGTCTATTTACTAAACATTTGTAGGAGAGAAGGGATATATTATAGCACAACTATGATAGGAGGCAGTTAAAATAACTTTGATAATAATACTAGTTGCTAATACTTATTAAGCCCgtgctatgtgccagatactgtacTAAGGGCTTTATATATAATATCTCAATGAATGAGTTGTGGGTCTGTCACTGttttatttcacaaatgaagCAATTGAGGCTAGCGATTTCGGAAGATGGGTCCCAGATCACACTGTTAGTAAGTGAAAGGACCATGACTTTATCCTTTCTGGCTTCGGAGACCATGTTTTAAGCTGTATGGAATCAgaaaacctggatttgaatcctagctTCACCATTTGGTAGCTGTGTGACTCTAGGCCAagtaatttctctgagcctcagttttctcatctctaaagtgtagggaaaatattttattataattttacctttgaaggaaaagatttaaaagaatatatttgatAACAGTGGTGGTAATCATAATACTGTCAGCTTATATTTGTAGGGTGATTCACACTTTTCAAAGTAATTTCTCATACCTGATCTGATTTGACCCTAATAGCTCTCCTGTGAGGTTGATCTCTCCACAACAAGAATTCACCAGCAATTCTATGCGTTACCCTGGTTAATCTCTATTAATTGCTGTCataagacatacagactgaaaagggAAAAGCAGCAGTAGTGTTTCTTAACGTGTGGTCTGAGGCTGTCCTGCATCAGAATCATGGGGTTTTTGGTTCAAGTAGAAAGTTCCTGGGCTTCATCCCAGGATGAAGAATCTCTAGGAGGATAGCCTtagatttgtattttaataaacttCCTAGATATTCATGCTCCCTGAAATTTATGAACCTCTACCCTGCGTTGGTAAAGTCACCTTACCATAGGGGAAACCCATCTTACATGGTCATAGCCGCTTGGAATTCCTATTCAGAGGGTGCCACGTATAACCATTTGTTTCTGCCCAAGAGCTGAGTCACCTGTTAAGGTTAGTTCTGCTATAATTAGATGTTAttctgccttttaaattttttcctgaaagctataaaaataatatttgaatgcTACCTTATTTTCCCCACTTTGGTCTGTTTTTCTCTAGGCACTTACTGATGTGGATGAGACCTACCGAAAACCTGTTCTAGGCAAAGCATATGAACGGGATTCTTCATTGACTCTCACTAGGGTAGGCAGTTTCCCCTGACTTTCTGAGTACCCAACATGCTTTCAAGCTTAGGAATTAAGATCACTGAGCCCAGGGACCAGGGTTTCCAAGTGGAAAAGCCCTATTGCTATCAACCAGGTATGCCTGGACCACGGTCTTCATTAGTCTCTTCCCATGCATCCAGCGAATCAAAAATGAGTCTGTGCTTCTTACGTGCATATTGTTTGAACAACAAGTTACCTCTTATAAGGTTTAAAAGTCTTTCAGTTTTATACCATAGAAAAAGTGGGTGCCTTTTCTCTTgacatatttattgatttatctgAGTTACGGCTAGAAATAGAAAATTCgttactaacttttttttttttttgcggtacatgggcctctcactgccgtggcctctcctgctgtggagcacaggctccagacgcgcaggctcagcggccatggctcacgggcccagccgctccgcagcatgtgggatctttccggaccggggcacgaaaccgtgtcccctgcattggcaggtggactgtcaaccactgcgccaccagggaagcccactaaatttttaaaaattgcaaagcaAGCAGTCCACAGAGCATGATAAAGGAATCTAGTCTGTCTTCTACATATTGGAAGAGGGATGTTGTAAGCTAAAGGGAAGGCTAATACTTGTCATTGCTTTCCTTATAGCTCTTTGATCGACTAAAACTGCAGGATTCCTCCAAGAAGGAAACAGATTCCAAGTCTGCAGTTGAAGACTCCACTCTGTCCAGATACTCCCAGACATCCACCTGGAAGGTGGCTTCAGTGTGGGGACGAGGAGACACTGACCGGGGTTCACGCAAGCGTTCCCGCTCCGTCCCTTCTTCCCTGCAGGCATCGGCAAGGGAGGAGTCCAGGTCAGAGCTGTCAGGGAGGACTACACAGACAGAAGGGTCGAGTGCGGGAGGTACCTTTTCCAGGGCCACCACCCTTTCCAGGGGCCAGCCCCGTAAGAAAAAGCGAAAGCCCAAAGTGGATTACCAGCAGGTATTCACTCGACACATAAATCAGATTTTCATTCGAGGCGAGAATGTCCTGCTGGTTCATCTTGCACAGTGACCAGCTCGGCCTCACTTGAGCTTTGGTTTTTCGAAATAAGATGCATGAATCGCTGCTATGCTATATCCTAGTATCCCAGTGAAGCTATGAGTTGGAATGATTCCCTCTGGTCTGCCATGTGCAGAGCATAGAGCCAGGCTCGGGCCTTCTGGGAGATGAGGTCCCTGAAGGGGAAATAGGCCTTGagagggtgggtgggtgtgtgcaTTAATATCAAGGCAAAAGCTGTACAGAGGTACATGCATCTTATTTGGTATCGTGGTCTACTTCAGACACTCAAACCAAATACTAGATTTGAATTAGGGAGCATGGTATGAATTGAATTCACTCCACAGACACTATAGCACggtgaagaaaaaaaacacctcaaaaaGAATGATCTCGTTTCTAAAAGCTAGTGCCCTGAGTACTCATAAATTTGTTTCTAAGAGTAGCAGTATAAATCACCCTGAGCCCTGAACCCACATCTTGTAAATGACCTTTGAATTTTGCTCTACACCATTCTCTCTTGATCAAGAAATGTAATTTGTTATCTTTTAATATCTATAAGATATAAGAAGCCCACCAGTTTATGTAAGAGTGAAATTTGGGTAGGTGGTATGCTCAAAGCATCTAGCAATGAATGCTGTGTTTTTATGCCTCTCcactttatggaaaaaaatatgggaCCTCGTTGTTGGTCTTCCTCTTGCCAGAGATAGCTTCTGCAGATGGTGTACCAGATGGGACTATAAGATGCTCTTGTCCTTCTCTTTCACTTCTGTGGCATGGTGCTAGTGCATGTACCCTGTGTATTGCCCCTCTGTATATAGTGTGACCTGTCCTGTGAGCTTTATGTCAGGAGACTGTGACCTTCATGTCTGGCTTCAAAGAGTTCTGCGTGGACTCAATAATACACACTCATCATGTGGCCGAGAGTACTCTTTCCAGGCAGGGCTGGCCCCTGTCTAGAGTATCTTTTAGGATGGTTTCCATGAAACAGGGGTGGAGTTTTATTCCCTTGTTTCAGACCAAAGAGGTTCTCACAAAGTACAGCGGTGGTGTCTGTAAGGGACACTTTACTCAGCCTGGCTTGAGTAACAGGAACACTAGACCacctgctactacttctacttgAACCATATGCTTTTCCAATCACCAGTGCAAAATAGGCTATATCTTGACACAGACTGTTAGGCAATGTTGACCTTTTGTTTTGTTAGTTTATacattatttggttttattttagatAACTTAGGTTCAAAGTGAGAATGATAAATAGCTAACTAGTTAAAAcgtttgaaaagaaaaacttcctCTGCTGTATTTGTCGTGTTACTTAAATAAGCCTTCTGAGAAGCTGGTGAATCAAGTTCAAGGAGCTGGGACTCTGGCTCATCATGTAGTGAGAGGAGAGCAGActaacccctctgtgcctcagttttttcccaccagacacctacctcacaggggcACTGAGTAAAAGAATTTGGGGAAggcattttaaagtcttttaacaCGTGTAAGTGCCATGAGTGATTTTTACTCACCCTGTTTCATAGCTTGGTAAAAGTTCAGTGTTTCATGAGCAAGGTAGGTGCTATATAATATCAGAGAGTAATCTCCATAGGTGTCACAGTTATGATCTTGTTATCAAAAAGCAGTGATATCTTCAGGAACTGTTTTCCATATTCCGTTCCTTCCTCCTAAGGGACAATGGAAGTGTTCAGAAGAGTATTTTCAGTAAAGGAAGAGGGGCATTTCGTtgctgcccgcccccccccccgtatcccagcccccaccctctgCTGGTCAGGATGAGAGGGAATTCCACTGCACTTTCTGAGGGGTTTATATGACAGCACCGAAGGAAGGATGCGCACCTAAAAACAACGCATCCCCAAAGAGGCATCTGtggaagttgttttgttttgtttatttgattttgtttcaaaatgcattttaaatatactcTTTAGAGCCAGATTAGGTGcactaaacatttagagaagttctaGGTTACAAACGCTCGTGAACAATTATCTTTGGAATCTGCCAGTCTAAATCTCTTCTAAACAGTATGGCTAAAATCTCAGTTCCCCAATTAGTAGTTGTCTTGTTTAATCATCAGGCACCCCTGCCTCTACCTCTTTACCAGTCCTCCCTGTTTGGCAGTCGCCATCTGTCTGTCCTCTTGTCCCTCAGCTAGAAGGTGTAATGGTTACTAGATTTTCCCAATAAAGTGGAAATTTGGAATCAAAAGGAATATAATCAGTTTCCATTCATTGTAGTGCCTGATTAAATCTAACCTGATTTATTTTAAACACATGCTCGTTTTCTagtttgcatttaattttcatgtatcCATATAAGGATTGATTTACTGCTTTTCTGCCCAAGTTACTAATTCTGgatctgaaaattattttaaaactgtgtgtcgggcttccctggtggcgcagtggttgagagtccgcctgccgatgcaggggacacaggttcgtgctctggtccgggaagatcccacatgccgcggagcggctgggcccgtgagccatggccgctgagcctgcgcgtccggagcctgtgctccgcaacaggagtggccacagcagtgagaggcccgcgtaccgcaaaaaaacaaaaaaaacaaaactgtgtgtCATCTGTCTTATGTGCCCATATACccccatttatttgtttggtttggaCAGTGATTCTGGAATGAGTATTATCTAGTAAATGTGCTGTTGTGTACAAAACATGATAACCATATTTTtagagaagtaattttttttgattattgctttttctttattatgggAGAAATTgttcaaaaggaatgaaaaatatgtcCTAAAAATGTATATGCTGCTCAAAAATGTGGTCATCTAGGACATTTAAATAAGTTGCTATGGAAATAGCTGAAGTCTTCCtcagaaggcaagaaaagaaaaggggaaagtaAAAGCCAGAATGGTAGATTTCTGGAGGCCCCCCATCAACTCGTCGAGGGGGTCCTAAGCAGCCAAAACACAGCAAAACTGGCTTCTGGTATTCTCTAGGGATTTGGGCTTGAGACACTCGTACTTATTTTTGAACATTCAACTTTGATTCTTCAAAGTAATCTCTAGACATGGCAGTGTGTTTTCAGGGCAGTTCACAGGGCAGACCTGTACACTTGTTGAGGTCTTCTCAGGAGTATCCAGCTTTGTTAGGAAGTAACAAGGGATCGAGAAATGGAAGGTGTGGCTGCACCCCCAGAACGATTTCATGAGCCATTCTTTGTACACAGAGATGGTTCTACTGCTTCACCACTAGGAGAGACTGTACTTTTGGTTGTTTGTGCTAGTATTTGGGAAGTATTTCTGCTTCCTCTGAGAGACCATTTACAACAGGTGGGCCGTTTGTGCGATGGTTAGCTGGAGTTATCAGTGTCTAAGGCAGGTGGCCTTGGACTGGTTGGTTCCTTGCTCTCCGTGCATGGTGCATGTCAAGTCAGAAAGCCTAGAAACCATTAGCGTTAAAGTCTAGGTGCGTAGAATCCTTGCTAGAGTCGTTAGCGAATGAAGAAGGCCTTTACCTATCCTCATGGTGAAATAGTCCAGGAGTACTTTTCGAGATTGTCAGGCCATGAGCTATGAGCTGCCCTTCATCCTCAGAAGGCTTAC
Protein-coding regions in this window:
- the LSM11 gene encoding U7 snRNA-associated Sm-like protein LSm11 — encoded protein: MEERERGARSARAGSPARPPSPRLDVSSDSFDPLLALYAPRLPPIPYPNAPCFNNLAEYESFLRTGCRGGGRGRARGAAAGSGDPATAAAGPLGRTRRRLDVPAPDPERIQRLRRLMVAKEEGDGAAGARRRGPGRSRKAPRNVLTRMPLHEGSPLGELHRCIREGVKVNVHIRTFKGLRGVCTGFLVAFDKFWNMALTDVDETYRKPVLGKAYERDSSLTLTRLFDRLKLQDSSKKETDSKSAVEDSTLSRYSQTSTWKVASVWGRGDTDRGSRKRSRSVPSSLQASAREESRSELSGRTTQTEGSSAGGTFSRATTLSRGQPRKKKRKPKVDYQQVFTRHINQIFIRGENVLLVHLAQ